ACTGTTTTCTCCAATTTTCTTTCACAGCACACCATGTACAGTTTTTATGGTTATGCAATCAATTTTACTCTCATTTTGAATTATTCAGAGGTAAGGTTTTGGCATATTTGTTATTCTCAAAAGGTTGAAAAGTCTGCTTCCTTCTTGCGTGCTTGACCCAATTTCAGATTTTCTATCCTGTGGGTTTTGAAATTTTTCACACTAAAATGGTCTATATGCCACAGAAATGTAAATTGAGACAAACATTACTGAGATGATGCTTACCAAACTAAGTAAAATGAATAGACATAAAACCTTTCCATCACATAGTTTTCAATGTGCGCAAAAATTATTAGGCCTTGCTACTGTTTCACCCATTGCTTGGCAGGGAATCGCCTGTGTACTGAAATCATCAAAATCACTtgcattttatgcatttttacttaaatagtcacaaaagaaaatcaaggcagacattcattttaatgtatattaaattaaatacattgcttacaaacaaaatcaaaatgataGTATGACTTAATAAGCATTGTTACATTAGTATTATAAATAGTCATGTTTTAGTAAAACTGTAATATCTATCCTGTTTCATTTGCAGGAGTGTCTGAATTTGATGCAGTCATGTGTATCtagttttcttttgttgctgACACTTTGAGACGTTACCCAAAACAGTCATGGCCTGTATCAACACATTTAAATTCAACACATGTCCCACCTAGGTTTTCTTCCAGCAGTTTCAGCATTTCAGGTCCCACATTTAGTTCTTAAATTctccttggaaacatttttgtttatggTTGGAAGTAGAGAACTAATTTCATTCCTCTGTATAGATATGCCTTGTTTTGTCAGCACTTCTTAGTGAAACTGCTATATTTTAGCAATATGCTTTTGGTGCCCAAGGTAAAATTCAGTCTGCTGTATTGGATTAATTGCTGGGCACCATATTCTGTTAACTAGGAGTTAGTATTTAGGCTAGTCAtatgttattttaattattacatatttgaaatacactttaaagtaaaatatgccaggatcttgattttttttctttttctttttttttttttcattgttatccTGTCTCACCTGAAAGATTTCTTCGGCTATTTGGAGGTTCTCTAGCAATTTTAGACTTTCTTTCTAATTCTTCAATTCAATAGGGATTCTGCTGAATCTTCCCATTGTGTTTGGAATTACGGGCACTATTGAGgaaattgattcattcattccatGAGAAAGAATACCTCTCCATGCTTTGTGTGCGTCTTTGATTGCTTCTTTCATcgaggttttataatttttattgtagagatctttcatttctctgtgactatatttataaatgtttattattttcattattttttgtgaCTGAATGAAAATCTGACATTCCAGCAAAATGTGTGAAAGTGCAGGAAGTCATGTTAAGTGagataagtcagacacagaaagacccCTGTCACATGATCTACTTAATATGTGGGAATAAtgcttaaaacaaataaatcttagtgGTGAGCACAGAATGTTGCTAACTGCACGTGTGGAGGGTAAGGAGTCTTGATAGAATCCGAGTAAGGAGCAGGGGTAGCTAGTATGTTTCATTAATTTTACTAAGATACTAATGCAAGAGGTTAATGGCAGCTGATGTGAGATATTAATTAACAAGTGTAACCTCCTATATGAGACAGTCATGAGAACTATTTGTTCTACTTCACAATATTTgtcttgtaattttaaaatattatgaaatataaaGTTATAAATCTATAGTGTCAATAAATTGACCTTTAAAGTAATGTTCAGGtgtgttaatattttattgatCTTCCTATTCTAGAAACAAAATACcttcatttctgttgtttttattattgtatgaACATATCATTTAAAGCAGCTAAATTTCATCAATACCCTTTAAGGAATAAATTGATTCAATAATGTACTTACCATATTCAATTACTGCATatactttctttttgttgttgttgttattaaaagtttcctttattttcctgTTGAATCAAGCAGTAGCTAACAGCTatagttaggttttttttttttggtgccatCTCAAATATAGCACAATTAGCAATGCCTTATCAATAATCAAATAGGTCCCAGCGCTTATGTCCACATCTAGGCTGCTCAGCTGGTCAGGAACTCTTTTActggttttcttttgcttttagttCTTGGTTATATCTCCATATGCGGAAGAGCTGAgaggcacctgctgctcccacaaAGAAATTAACTGCAAACAGACTCCAATTTTGGGGGATAATTACAAGAGAGTATCTTGACCAAATAAAGCCTGTAGCCATCAAAACAGCAGACTGAGCTGTGCTTAGTTTTTCAGCAGGTCTAGCCATGTCAGCCAGGCCAGCACACACCAGCCCCCATTTCATAATCGGGGCCCAGAAGAAAACTGTTCGGGGACCTGCCGGGTGGTTGTACAACGGCCTCAGCTTCTTGGGCAGCATCAGCTCCACCTTATCCAGGAGCCGGTGGTAGGAGGCCCGCAGGCCTCGGGCGCCGGCGGCTGACATGTCGGCGGCCGGGTGATCGCGGGCAGCCGCCTGGGAGCGTCGCCGGGTCCTCGTCCCTGACTGACAACGAAGGGCAGCTGGTCACCGTCCCCTGCCGCTTTACCCCAAGGTGCCCTTCCCGCGGCTCGCTTGGCGCTGAGCAAACCAGCCAGCGGCCCGCGCCCCGGGAGGGCTCAGGGGGCAGAGGCTCGGGGACAGCCCGCCCGGGTCCGCCTCCAGCCCTCCCCACTGCATATACTTTCAATTTCAAGTATAAATACAAAAAAACGTATGAGTATGTTTCTTGATGAGTTTTGCATTATACTCATGCAGAATATAATGACTATGATTTCTTTCAAAGTTTCCAAATAATTTAcaaattacaattaaaaatatattaggcTTTTACATTTATCTAACACGTTTTCAAAATGTCTAAAaagtattttatataaaaaatgaacttggtcctgtgcagtagcctagcggctaaagtccttgccttgaacgtgcggggatcccatatgggca
This sequence is a window from Ochotona princeps isolate mOchPri1 chromosome 3, mOchPri1.hap1, whole genome shotgun sequence. Protein-coding genes within it:
- the LOC131479808 gene encoding mitochondrial pyruvate carrier 2-like, with protein sequence MSAAGARGLRASYHRLLDKVELMLPKKLRPLYNHPAGPRTVFFWAPIMKWGLVCAGLADMARPAEKLSTAQSAVLMATGFIWSRYSLVIIPQNWSLFAVNFFVGAAGASQLFRIWRYNQELKAKENQ